One Leifsonia shinshuensis DNA window includes the following coding sequences:
- the truB gene encoding tRNA pseudouridine(55) synthase TruB produces MTGSGLILVDKPGGWTSHDVVARVRRLAGTRKVGHAGTLDPMATGLLILGVNSSTRLLTYIVGADKEYLATIRLGATTTTDDAEGDVVAEADPAAVAAVADEGIARGIRALTGEIEQVPSSVSAIKVDGKRAYARVRAGEEVVLQARAVTIAEFELLAARRLPDPEAPVAIELDVRVVCSSGTYIRSLARDLGADLGVGGHLTALRRTRVGPFDVREAGELDTLDAAAALIPAARAASDLFETLELTEQQAIDLTHGRRIHIADREGPGGGPVAAIAPGGHLVGLIEFRGKEARTLVNFPTDEIASA; encoded by the coding sequence ATGACCGGCAGCGGTCTGATCCTGGTCGACAAGCCCGGCGGCTGGACGAGCCACGACGTCGTCGCGCGCGTCCGCCGGCTGGCCGGCACCCGCAAGGTGGGCCACGCGGGCACGCTCGACCCGATGGCCACCGGACTCCTCATCCTCGGAGTCAACTCGTCCACGCGGCTGCTGACCTACATCGTCGGCGCCGACAAGGAGTACCTGGCGACCATCCGGCTCGGCGCGACCACGACCACCGACGACGCCGAGGGCGATGTGGTAGCGGAGGCCGACCCGGCCGCCGTCGCCGCGGTCGCCGACGAGGGCATCGCTCGCGGCATCCGGGCGCTCACCGGCGAGATCGAGCAGGTCCCGAGCTCGGTCAGCGCGATCAAGGTGGACGGCAAGCGCGCCTACGCGCGGGTGCGGGCGGGCGAGGAGGTCGTCCTGCAGGCACGCGCGGTGACCATCGCGGAGTTCGAGCTGCTGGCGGCCAGGCGGCTGCCCGATCCGGAGGCGCCGGTCGCGATCGAGCTCGACGTGCGCGTGGTCTGCTCCTCCGGCACGTACATCCGCTCGCTCGCGCGCGACCTCGGCGCCGACCTCGGGGTCGGCGGCCACCTCACGGCCCTGCGCCGCACACGGGTGGGCCCGTTCGATGTGCGGGAGGCCGGCGAACTCGATACGCTCGATGCCGCGGCGGCCCTCATCCCCGCTGCGCGAGCCGCCTCGGACCTGTTCGAGACGCTCGAGCTGACCGAGCAGCAGGCGATCGACCTGACGCACGGCCGGCGCATCCACATCGCCGATCGGGAGGGACCGGGAGGCGGACCCGTCGCGGCCATCGCCCCCGGCGGCCACCTCGTGGGGCTCATCGAGTTCCGCGGAAAGGAAGCCAGGACCCTCGTGAATTTCCCGACCGACGAGATCGCCTCCGCATGA
- a CDS encoding DHA2 family efflux MFS transporter permease subunit produces the protein MTALRTSHPGTGSPARAGSAARRVPVWLAIVAASLPMFMATLDNLVVTSALPVIARDLSASIEQLQWVVNAYTLSFATLMLMAVGMGDRLGRRSVFLGGIVVFTLASAASALATEPWMLIAARAVQGAGAAALLPLSLTLLAGSVSQRLRPAAIGIWGGISGLGVALGPLIGGAVVQGWNWQAIFWLNVPLGVIAVPLVLLALPNSFGDRVRADIVGLLLAAPGVLGLVYGIVRGNDAGWDSAEVLVSLIAGGALLIAFVFWESRTSAPLLPLRLFRDRSFTVANLVGVTFSFGIFGAIFILIQFLQVVQGHTPLEAGVMTMPWTLAPMVVAPLTGLVSGRTGTRLPIVVGLVFLAGAMAWIAGTLSADLPYSQMWPPFLLAGVGMGLVFAPSSTAVLANMRTADHAKASGTNSTLREIGVALGVAVLTAVFTGAGGTLTPTGYVSAAIPAVWVGAGALALAAVISLALPSRRRAAELAAAAHAADESETTALDAAVTAEATAEPTPVLAE, from the coding sequence ATGACTGCTCTCCGCACATCACACCCGGGCACCGGAAGCCCGGCCCGCGCCGGCTCCGCAGCACGCCGCGTCCCCGTCTGGCTCGCGATCGTCGCGGCCTCCCTCCCGATGTTCATGGCGACCCTGGACAACCTGGTCGTCACGAGCGCCCTCCCCGTCATCGCCCGCGACCTGAGCGCCTCCATCGAGCAGCTGCAGTGGGTCGTCAACGCCTACACGCTCAGCTTCGCCACGCTCATGCTGATGGCCGTCGGCATGGGCGACCGGCTCGGCCGCCGCTCGGTGTTCCTCGGCGGCATCGTCGTCTTCACCCTCGCCAGCGCGGCGAGCGCCCTCGCGACCGAACCGTGGATGCTGATCGCCGCCCGCGCGGTGCAGGGCGCCGGAGCCGCGGCCCTGCTGCCCCTCTCGCTGACGCTGCTCGCCGGCAGCGTCAGCCAGCGCCTCCGCCCGGCCGCGATCGGCATCTGGGGCGGCATCTCCGGCCTCGGCGTCGCCCTCGGCCCGCTGATCGGCGGCGCCGTGGTGCAGGGCTGGAACTGGCAGGCCATCTTCTGGCTCAACGTCCCGCTCGGCGTCATCGCCGTCCCGCTCGTGCTGCTCGCCCTCCCCAACAGCTTCGGCGACCGGGTGCGCGCGGACATCGTCGGCCTGCTGCTCGCCGCGCCCGGCGTGCTGGGCCTGGTCTACGGCATCGTCCGCGGCAACGACGCGGGCTGGGACAGCGCCGAGGTGCTGGTCTCGCTCATCGCCGGCGGCGCGCTGCTGATCGCGTTCGTGTTCTGGGAGTCGCGCACCTCCGCTCCGCTGCTGCCGCTGCGGCTGTTCCGCGACCGCAGCTTCACCGTCGCGAACCTCGTCGGCGTCACCTTCAGCTTCGGCATCTTCGGCGCGATCTTCATCCTCATCCAGTTCCTCCAGGTCGTGCAGGGGCACACCCCGCTGGAGGCCGGCGTGATGACGATGCCGTGGACGCTGGCGCCGATGGTCGTCGCGCCGCTGACCGGGCTGGTCTCCGGCCGCACCGGCACGCGCCTCCCGATCGTCGTCGGGCTGGTGTTCCTCGCCGGGGCCATGGCCTGGATCGCCGGGACGCTGTCCGCCGACCTGCCCTACTCGCAGATGTGGCCGCCGTTCCTGCTGGCCGGAGTCGGCATGGGCCTGGTGTTCGCGCCCAGCTCGACCGCGGTGCTGGCGAACATGCGGACGGCCGACCATGCGAAGGCCTCCGGCACCAACTCCACACTGCGCGAGATCGGCGTCGCGCTCGGCGTCGCCGTGCTGACCGCCGTGTTCACCGGCGCCGGCGGCACGCTCACCCCGACGGGCTACGTGAGCGCGGCCATCCCGGCCGTCTGGGTGGGCGCGGGGGCGCTGGCGCTGGCCGCCGTGATCTCGCTCGCCCTGCCGAGCCGGCGCCGGGCCGCCGAGCTCGCTGCGGCCGCGCACGCCGCGGACGAGTCGGAGACGACCGCCCTCGACGCCGCCGTGACCGCGGAGGCCACCGCAGAGCCGACGCCTGTGCTGGCGGAATAG
- a CDS encoding A/G-specific adenine glycosylase, whose amino-acid sequence MPDADNPDAFATAVVDWYHANRRDLPWRRDGFTAWGTLVSEFMLQQTPVARVIPRLEEWLTRWPTPADLAAVPPGEAVRAWQSLGYPRRALWLHAAAVAITERHGGVVPDDVEALLALPGIGDYTARAVAVFAYGAHHPVVDTNVRRVIARAVDGQGEPGPPGRRDLTAMSALLPDDRPAAAAFNAGMMELGAIVCVARAPRCEECPLAAACAWRAAGYPAYDGPRKAVQKKYEGSDRQVRGRILAELRGSHIPVTTAELEDVWPDAEQRDRALRGLVADGLAVAEGDGYTLP is encoded by the coding sequence ATGCCCGACGCGGACAATCCCGACGCGTTCGCCACAGCGGTGGTGGACTGGTACCACGCCAACCGCCGCGACCTCCCCTGGCGCCGCGACGGCTTCACCGCGTGGGGCACCCTGGTCAGCGAGTTCATGCTGCAGCAGACCCCGGTGGCCCGCGTCATCCCGCGACTGGAGGAGTGGCTGACCCGCTGGCCGACGCCCGCCGACCTCGCCGCCGTCCCGCCCGGGGAGGCCGTGCGCGCGTGGCAGTCGCTCGGCTACCCGCGCCGCGCCCTCTGGCTGCACGCGGCGGCGGTCGCCATCACCGAGCGTCACGGCGGCGTGGTTCCCGATGACGTCGAGGCGCTGCTCGCGCTCCCGGGCATCGGCGACTACACGGCGCGCGCCGTCGCGGTCTTCGCCTACGGCGCGCACCATCCCGTTGTCGACACCAACGTGCGCCGCGTCATCGCCCGCGCGGTCGACGGCCAGGGCGAGCCCGGGCCGCCGGGCCGACGCGACCTCACGGCCATGTCGGCGCTGCTCCCCGACGACCGCCCGGCGGCCGCGGCCTTCAACGCCGGGATGATGGAGCTCGGCGCGATCGTGTGCGTCGCCCGCGCGCCGCGCTGCGAGGAGTGCCCGCTGGCGGCAGCCTGCGCCTGGCGGGCGGCGGGCTACCCCGCGTACGACGGCCCGCGGAAGGCCGTCCAGAAGAAGTACGAGGGCAGCGACCGGCAGGTGCGCGGCCGCATCCTCGCGGAACTGCGCGGCTCGCACATCCCGGTCACAACTGCCGAGCTGGAGGACGTCTGGCCCGACGCCGAGCAGCGCGACCGCGCCCTCCGCGGGCTGGTCGCCGACGGCCTCGCGGTCGCGGAGGGCGACGGCTACACACTGCCGTGA
- a CDS encoding bifunctional riboflavin kinase/FAD synthetase, translating to MKVFGSVEEIPDGFGPSAVTIGKFDGVHTGHRAVIERLRAVAAERGLTAAVITFDRNPLELLAPEKCPASLVSNRQKLELLAETGIDATLMVAFDRPLADLPPEEFVRHILVDRLHAAAVLVGSDFRFGARGAGDVAMLRDLGERYGFTVELIDDVRPEHGRRVSSTWIRELLAAGDVGHAAELLGTVPTVRGIVVHGAARGRELGFPTANLSPESEGLIPADGVYAGWLTDDDGARYPAAISVGNNPTFEGVPQKQVEAYVLDRELDLYGHTVDVAFSERIRGMVAYAGIEPLIAQIADDVEQARRILTAERA from the coding sequence GTGAAGGTGTTCGGCTCCGTCGAGGAGATCCCCGACGGCTTCGGGCCGAGCGCGGTCACGATCGGCAAGTTCGACGGCGTCCACACCGGTCACCGCGCCGTGATCGAACGGCTGCGCGCAGTCGCCGCCGAGCGCGGGCTGACCGCCGCGGTGATCACCTTCGATCGCAACCCGCTGGAGCTGCTGGCGCCCGAGAAGTGCCCGGCGTCGCTGGTGAGCAACCGACAGAAGCTGGAGCTGCTGGCCGAGACCGGGATCGACGCGACGCTCATGGTCGCCTTCGACCGCCCGCTCGCCGACCTGCCTCCCGAGGAGTTCGTGCGTCACATCCTGGTCGACCGGCTGCACGCCGCCGCGGTGCTGGTGGGCAGCGACTTCCGGTTCGGCGCGCGCGGCGCCGGCGACGTGGCGATGCTACGTGACCTGGGGGAGCGGTACGGCTTCACCGTCGAGCTGATCGACGACGTGCGACCCGAGCACGGCCGCCGCGTGTCCTCCACCTGGATCCGCGAGCTGCTGGCAGCCGGCGACGTCGGTCACGCCGCCGAACTGCTCGGCACCGTGCCGACCGTGCGCGGGATCGTCGTCCACGGGGCGGCGCGCGGACGCGAGCTCGGCTTCCCGACCGCGAACCTGTCGCCGGAGTCGGAGGGCCTCATCCCGGCCGACGGCGTCTACGCCGGCTGGCTGACCGACGACGACGGCGCGCGTTATCCCGCCGCGATCTCGGTCGGCAACAACCCGACGTTCGAGGGCGTTCCGCAGAAGCAGGTGGAGGCCTACGTGCTCGATCGCGAGCTCGACCTCTACGGCCACACCGTCGACGTGGCGTTCTCCGAGCGCATCCGCGGCATGGTCGCGTACGCCGGGATCGAGCCGCTGATCGCGCAGATCGCGGACGACGTCGAGCAGGCCAGGCGGATCCTGACAGCCGAGCGCGCGTGA
- a CDS encoding YciI family protein gives MYAVSFYDADPDNTPERFQRIVEAYPRHKAYLDAFAAETGDVLMIGTFGDPGTQGSMAVFRSREAAERFRDGDPFFTEGLVYRSRILDWDPLVFAES, from the coding sequence ATGTACGCCGTCTCGTTCTACGACGCCGACCCCGATAACACTCCCGAGCGCTTCCAGCGCATCGTGGAGGCGTACCCGCGGCACAAGGCCTACCTCGACGCCTTCGCGGCGGAGACCGGCGACGTGCTGATGATCGGCACGTTCGGCGATCCGGGCACGCAGGGGTCGATGGCCGTGTTCCGGTCGCGGGAGGCCGCCGAGCGGTTCCGCGACGGCGACCCGTTCTTCACCGAGGGGCTGGTCTACCGGTCGCGGATCCTGGACTGGGATCCGCTCGTGTTCGCGGAGTCCTGA
- the rbfA gene encoding 30S ribosome-binding factor RbfA: MADPARARKLADRIQVIIAKRLDRGLRDPRLGFVTITDVQVTGDLQHATVFYTVYGTDQERADTAAALQAATGMLRSEVGKNITARLTPTLAFQLDAIPENAAHIEDLLRQAHERDTEVAGLAAGASYAGDEDPYVKPREDDEED, from the coding sequence ATGGCCGACCCGGCACGCGCGAGGAAGCTCGCGGACAGAATCCAGGTCATCATCGCCAAGCGGCTGGATCGCGGCCTCCGCGACCCGCGGCTCGGCTTCGTGACGATCACCGACGTGCAGGTGACGGGCGACCTCCAGCACGCGACCGTGTTCTACACGGTGTACGGCACCGACCAGGAGCGCGCCGACACGGCAGCGGCCCTGCAGGCGGCGACCGGTATGCTCCGCAGCGAGGTGGGCAAGAACATCACCGCGCGGCTGACGCCGACGCTGGCCTTCCAGCTCGACGCCATCCCGGAGAACGCGGCCCACATCGAGGACCTGCTGCGCCAGGCGCACGAGCGCGACACCGAGGTGGCCGGACTCGCGGCCGGCGCCAGCTACGCCGGCGACGAGGACCCGTACGTGAAGCCGCGCGAGGACGACGAGGAGGACTGA
- a CDS encoding MFS transporter, with product MTEANQDTTASASAARPLWQGRTVALLGILLVAANLRTAVAALSPIFAEIRVEFPVSSVGVGLLGMLPPVCFALFGLLAPTFTRRLSLEAVLLIALGVMLTGHLLRATAGSFVMLAVGSAVTFAGMGVGNVLLPPLVKRYFPDRIGLVTALYATVMSVSTLLPPLVAVPVADSAGWHVSVGMWALVSVLAILPWLRILVTHRPAHAAHDVEVEEADRSLIRRIWRSGLAWAMAVVFAVSSLNAYAMFAWLPQLVHDVAGTPPAEAGALLSIYAGMGIPAGLLVPLLAARMRNVSLLIYAGVAFFVAGYAGLIFAPSTATWLWVAFAGLGPLLFPLSLVLINVRTRTHAGSVALSGFTQGLGYTLGALGPLVVGILHQATGGWTVPMVVLTATALAAAAAGAVVARPVPLEDR from the coding sequence GTGACCGAGGCGAACCAGGACACCACCGCGTCGGCGTCGGCCGCGCGCCCGCTCTGGCAGGGCCGCACGGTCGCGCTGCTCGGCATCCTGCTCGTCGCGGCGAACCTGCGCACGGCGGTCGCGGCGCTCTCGCCGATCTTCGCCGAGATCCGGGTCGAGTTCCCGGTGTCGAGCGTCGGCGTCGGCCTGCTCGGGATGCTGCCGCCGGTCTGCTTCGCGCTCTTCGGCCTCCTGGCGCCGACATTCACCCGCCGGCTCTCGCTGGAGGCCGTGCTGCTGATCGCGCTCGGCGTGATGCTGACCGGGCACCTGCTGCGCGCGACCGCCGGGTCGTTCGTCATGCTGGCCGTCGGCTCTGCCGTCACGTTCGCGGGCATGGGCGTCGGCAACGTGCTGCTGCCTCCGCTCGTGAAGCGCTACTTCCCGGACCGGATCGGCCTGGTGACGGCGCTCTACGCCACCGTGATGTCGGTGAGCACGCTGCTGCCGCCGCTCGTCGCCGTGCCAGTCGCGGACTCCGCCGGCTGGCATGTGTCGGTCGGGATGTGGGCGCTGGTCAGCGTGCTGGCGATCCTGCCCTGGCTGCGCATCCTCGTCACCCACCGGCCCGCGCACGCCGCCCACGACGTGGAGGTCGAGGAGGCCGACCGCTCGCTGATCCGCCGCATCTGGCGTTCCGGGCTGGCCTGGGCGATGGCGGTCGTGTTCGCGGTGTCGAGCCTGAACGCGTACGCGATGTTCGCGTGGCTGCCGCAGCTCGTTCACGATGTCGCCGGGACGCCGCCGGCGGAGGCGGGCGCGCTGCTGTCGATCTACGCCGGGATGGGTATCCCGGCCGGGCTGCTGGTGCCGTTGCTCGCCGCGCGGATGCGGAACGTCTCGCTGCTGATCTACGCCGGCGTCGCGTTCTTCGTCGCGGGCTACGCGGGGCTGATCTTCGCGCCGTCGACGGCGACCTGGCTGTGGGTGGCGTTCGCCGGCCTCGGCCCGCTGCTGTTCCCGCTGAGCCTGGTGCTCATCAACGTGCGCACGCGCACGCACGCCGGCTCGGTCGCGCTGAGCGGCTTCACCCAGGGCCTCGGCTACACCCTCGGTGCGCTGGGACCGCTCGTGGTCGGCATCCTCCACCAGGCGACCGGCGGCTGGACGGTGCCGATGGTCGTGCTGACCGCGACCGCGTTGGCCGCCGCGGCCGCCGGCGCCGTCGTCGCCCGGCCGGTGCCGCTCGAAGACCGCTGA
- a CDS encoding ketopantoate reductase family protein: MRIGVIGAGAIGGTTAALLDRVGHLVEVTARGDQLAAIRADGLRLDGGWGVHTARVAAAERLQTRPELVFVCTKAQDAEAAIRDNAELLDGITVVVVQNGLAGLRAATELLPGSDCVGALALYAASYLSPGRVTVTTTANTYLGAGDGEPPASAVEAARILDAAMPSFAVENFTGCQWTKLMVNQVNAMPAITGLSAQETLGDRALRPVITASLQEAVRVGIARGVRFGSIQGLDDRILRFVASSPRWLAQVVPLLMRRRMGATPNPGSTLQSIRRGQLSEIDYLNGAVVAEAHALGQEAPVNAALTGLVHEVEAAKAFIAPAEVARRLAPLLGRQDRG; this comes from the coding sequence GTGCGAATCGGCGTGATCGGAGCGGGAGCCATCGGCGGCACGACCGCGGCGCTGCTCGACCGGGTCGGCCACCTCGTGGAGGTCACCGCCCGCGGCGACCAGCTCGCCGCCATCCGCGCCGACGGCCTCCGGCTCGACGGCGGCTGGGGCGTTCACACCGCGCGGGTCGCGGCCGCCGAACGGCTGCAGACGCGGCCGGAGCTCGTGTTCGTCTGCACCAAGGCGCAGGATGCGGAGGCCGCCATCCGCGACAACGCCGAACTCCTCGACGGGATCACGGTCGTGGTCGTCCAGAACGGCCTCGCCGGCCTCCGGGCCGCCACCGAGTTGCTGCCCGGCTCCGACTGCGTCGGCGCGCTCGCGCTCTACGCCGCCAGCTACCTCTCCCCCGGCCGCGTCACCGTCACGACGACGGCGAACACCTACCTCGGCGCGGGAGACGGCGAGCCGCCGGCGAGCGCGGTGGAGGCCGCGCGCATCCTCGACGCCGCGATGCCCAGCTTCGCGGTCGAGAACTTCACCGGCTGCCAGTGGACGAAGCTCATGGTCAACCAGGTCAACGCCATGCCCGCGATCACGGGCCTGAGCGCCCAGGAGACCCTCGGCGACCGCGCGCTGCGGCCGGTCATCACCGCGAGCCTGCAGGAGGCCGTCCGCGTCGGCATCGCGCGCGGCGTGCGCTTCGGCAGCATCCAGGGCCTGGACGACCGGATCCTCCGCTTCGTCGCGTCCTCCCCGCGCTGGCTGGCGCAGGTCGTCCCGCTGCTGATGCGGCGCAGGATGGGCGCGACCCCCAACCCCGGCTCGACGTTGCAGAGCATCCGCCGCGGCCAGCTCAGCGAGATCGACTACCTGAACGGCGCGGTCGTCGCAGAGGCGCACGCGCTCGGGCAGGAGGCCCCGGTCAACGCGGCGCTCACCGGCCTGGTGCACGAGGTGGAGGCCGCGAAAGCGTTCATCGCGCCCGCAGAGGTCGCCCGCCGGCTCGCTCCCCTGCTGGGCCGCCAGGACCGCGGCTAG
- a CDS encoding ROK family protein, translating into MSATPLALAVDFGGTKVEAALVDADGVLLPGSRHRLPTGRTATVADLEASVGGVVRDAFAALPDGAEIVGVGIGCAGPIDRRRGLVSPLNVPDWRDYPLRDFIGSVAASAGLHVPVTLEMDGVAITMAEHWVGAAQGVDNVMGMVVSTGIGGGLIVDGRVITGPTGNAGHIGHVEVGDIRGEDTFGAPYALEAIASGPHTVAWARRQGFTGGTGEELAAAYAAGDEVAVAAITRTGRAVGHAIASATALLDLELVAIGGGFSHSTPDLFTHMREVIEAHYFPFVRKVRIVPSALSSEGPLIGAAALIHRSELLPANPR; encoded by the coding sequence GTGTCTGCCACTCCCCTCGCACTCGCCGTCGACTTCGGCGGAACCAAGGTCGAAGCCGCCCTCGTCGACGCGGACGGCGTCCTCCTCCCCGGCTCCCGTCACCGCCTCCCGACCGGCCGCACGGCGACGGTCGCCGACCTGGAGGCCTCGGTCGGCGGTGTCGTGCGCGACGCGTTCGCGGCGCTGCCCGACGGCGCGGAGATCGTCGGCGTCGGCATCGGCTGCGCCGGCCCGATCGACCGCAGGCGCGGCTTGGTCTCGCCGCTCAACGTCCCGGACTGGCGCGACTACCCGCTGCGCGACTTCATCGGCTCTGTCGCGGCCTCGGCCGGCCTCCACGTGCCGGTGACGCTGGAGATGGACGGCGTGGCGATCACCATGGCCGAGCACTGGGTGGGCGCCGCGCAGGGCGTCGACAACGTCATGGGAATGGTGGTCTCGACCGGCATCGGCGGCGGCCTCATCGTCGACGGCCGGGTCATCACCGGGCCGACCGGCAACGCCGGGCACATCGGGCACGTGGAGGTCGGCGACATCCGAGGCGAGGACACCTTCGGCGCCCCGTACGCCCTGGAGGCCATCGCCTCCGGCCCGCACACCGTCGCCTGGGCGCGCCGGCAGGGCTTCACCGGCGGAACGGGCGAGGAGCTCGCGGCGGCGTACGCCGCAGGGGACGAGGTCGCGGTCGCCGCGATCACCCGCACGGGCCGCGCCGTCGGCCACGCGATCGCTTCCGCGACCGCGCTGCTCGACCTGGAGCTGGTCGCGATCGGCGGCGGGTTCTCGCACTCCACCCCCGACCTCTTCACGCACATGCGCGAGGTCATCGAAGCGCACTACTTCCCGTTCGTCCGCAAGGTGCGGATCGTCCCGAGCGCCCTCTCCTCCGAGGGACCGCTCATCGGAGCGGCCGCCCTCATCCACCGCAGCGAACTGCTGCCGGCCAACCCGCGCTGA
- a CDS encoding TetR/AcrR family transcriptional regulator, whose amino-acid sequence MTSAISERIPSAERREQILGAASLVFGERGYFGATTDQIAKAAGISQPYVVRMFGSKENLFVEVLQRALDKLMASFQATIDGWKADGSPAGEDGAVGEHHEIGRRLGLAYVNLIEDRGILLSLMQAFGMGNDAVIGERAREGFLAIYKLVRDQVGFSPDEARTFLAEGMLLNTLLGLKLPAEYGKDVCATEIIESTFRTKLQLVLDVAGESA is encoded by the coding sequence ATGACTTCGGCGATCAGTGAACGGATCCCCTCGGCCGAGCGGCGCGAGCAGATCCTCGGCGCGGCGAGCCTCGTGTTCGGGGAGCGCGGCTACTTCGGCGCGACCACGGACCAGATCGCCAAGGCGGCCGGGATCAGCCAGCCCTACGTGGTGCGGATGTTCGGCAGCAAGGAGAACCTCTTCGTGGAGGTCCTGCAGCGCGCGCTCGACAAGCTGATGGCGAGCTTCCAGGCCACCATCGACGGCTGGAAGGCCGACGGATCGCCCGCGGGGGAGGACGGCGCGGTCGGCGAGCACCACGAGATCGGCCGCAGGCTGGGCCTCGCGTACGTCAACCTCATCGAGGACCGCGGCATCCTGCTCTCGCTCATGCAGGCCTTCGGAATGGGCAACGACGCCGTGATCGGCGAGCGCGCGCGGGAGGGCTTCCTCGCGATCTACAAGCTGGTCCGCGACCAGGTCGGCTTCTCGCCCGACGAGGCGCGCACCTTCCTCGCCGAGGGCATGCTGCTGAACACGCTGCTCGGGCTCAAGCTCCCCGCCGAGTACGGCAAGGACGTCTGCGCCACCGAGATCATCGAGTCCACCTTCCGCACCAAGCTGCAGCTGGTCCTCGACGTCGCCGGCGAGAGCGCATGA